A section of the Paenibacillus yonginensis genome encodes:
- the gcvH gene encoding glycine cleavage system protein GcvH: MSEIKQGLWYSEEHEWVQDMGDGTVLVGITDFAQDRLGDIVFVELPETGTEVGAEDGIGTIESVKTVSDLFSPVSGTIVEVNEELTNAPERVNEAPFGSGWMVKIKLSASPDEAFAKLMNAEAYGKHIDE, encoded by the coding sequence ATGAGCGAAATTAAACAAGGACTTTGGTACAGCGAAGAACACGAATGGGTACAAGATATGGGAGATGGCACCGTGCTTGTCGGCATCACGGATTTTGCACAGGATCGCCTGGGCGACATCGTGTTTGTTGAACTGCCGGAGACAGGCACCGAGGTTGGAGCCGAAGACGGCATCGGAACGATCGAATCCGTTAAGACCGTATCTGATTTGTTCTCTCCGGTCAGCGGCACGATTGTAGAAGTGAATGAAGAGCTGACGAACGCTCCTGAACGCGTGAACGAAGCACCTTTCGGCAGCGGCTGGATGGTCAAGATCAAATTGTCCGCTTCTCCGGACGAAGCTTTCGCCAAACTGATGAACGCTGAAGCTTACGGCAAACATATCGACGAATAA